Proteins encoded together in one Oreochromis aureus strain Israel breed Guangdong linkage group 23, ZZ_aureus, whole genome shotgun sequence window:
- the LOC120436173 gene encoding vicilin-like seed storage protein At2g18540 — MTVRDGGGQRLSETAALETVKTAAVKDGGGQRRRRSETVRLRWSETAAVRDGGGQRRWRSEIVKDGGGQRVSDCGGQRRRRTETVRLRRSETPVVKDVGGQRLSDCGGQRRRRSKTVRLRRSETAAVRDCRTAAVRDCKKRWLSETAAVKDCQTADRDCQTAAVRDCGGQRLSDCGGQRRRRSKTVRRRRSETAAVRDCRTAAVRDCKKRWLSETVEVRDCQRRRRLETAAVKDCRTAAVRDSQSAEVKDGGGQRRRRSETVRLRRSETAEVKDCQTAAVRDGGGQRLSDCGGQRRRRTETVRRRRTETVRLRRSETVAVRDCRTAAVRDGGRRRPKTVKDGQRLTKTAAVKDCRTAAVRDGGGQRL, encoded by the coding sequence ATGACTGTCAGAGATGGTGGAGGTCAGAGATTGTCAGAGACGGCGGCGTTAGAGACTGTCAAGACTGCGGCAGTTAAAGACGGCGGCGGTCAGAGACGGCGGCGGTCTGAGACTGTCAGACTGCGGTGGTCAGAGACGGCGGCGGTCAGAGATGGCGGCGGTCAGAGACGGTGGAGGTCAGAGATTGTCAAAGACGGCGGCGGTCAGAGAGTGTCGGACTGCGGAGGTCAGAGACGGCGGCGGACAGAGACTGTCAGACTGCGGCGGTCAGAGACTCCGGTGGTCAAAGACGTCGGCGGTCAGAGACTGTCGGACTGCGGTGGTCAGAGACGTCGGCGGTCAAAGACTGTCAGACTGCGGCGGTCAGAGACGGCGGCGGTCAGAGACTGTCGGACTGCGGCGGTCAGAGACTGTAAGAAACGGTGGCTGTCAGAGACGGCAGCGGTCAAAGACTGTCAGACTGCGGACAGAGACTGTCAGACGGCGGCAGTCAGAGACTGCGGCGGTCAGAGACTGTCAGACTGTGGCGGTCAAAGACGGCGGCGGTCAAAGACTGTCAGACGGCGGCGGTCAGAGACGGCGGCGGTCAGAGACTGTCGGACTGCGGCGGTCAGAGACTGTAAGAAACGGTGGCTGTCAGAGACGGTGGAGGTCAGAGATTGTCAGAGACGGCGGCGGTTAGAGACGGCGGCGGTCAAAGACTGTCGGACTGCGGCGGTCAGAGACAGTCAGTCTGCGGAGGTGAAAGACGGCGGCGGTCAGAGACGGCGGCGGTCAGAGACAGTCAGACTGCGGCGGTCAGAGACGGCGGAGGTCAAAGACTGTCAGACTGCGGCGGTCAGAGACGGCGGCGGACAGAGACTGTCAGACTGCGGAGGTCAGAGACGGCGGCGGACAGAGACTGTCAGACGGCGGCGGACAGAGACTGTCAGACTGCGGCGGTCAGAGACGGTGGCGGTCAGAGACTGTCGGACGGCGGCGGTCAGAGACGGCGGCCGAAGGCGGCCGAAGACGGTCAAAGACGGTCAAAGACTGACAAAGACGGCGGCGGTCAAAGACTGTCGGACTGCGGCGGTCAGAGATGGCGGCGGTCAAAGACTGTAA